A DNA window from Arachis hypogaea cultivar Tifrunner chromosome 18, arahy.Tifrunner.gnm2.J5K5, whole genome shotgun sequence contains the following coding sequences:
- the LOC114925788 gene encoding uncharacterized protein has protein sequence MARVHYKELVRRFNPAYIILVETHVAFSSMKFFWESLGFLPIGIVEASGHKGGIWFLSFDVKAKYKVIATIEQCLTIEIASGGRSWVCSAVYGSPQLATRGELWNHLLALGASVQVPWLVTGDFNEILSSQEVKGGLYNANRSNYFSNVLDACNLFDLATVGKKFTWFRRVQGNREVAKKLDRACSNSSWRFMFPEAFTKVLSRLHSDHCPLLIRCLGAPSKNNGRPFRFQAAWATHPSYKGVIHQVCNGTCTHLHGKLRRVQQASQEFNSRVFGNIFVKKRNIESKLDDLQRRLETSDEGALKEEECRYREEYNLVLAQEAMLWSWSCDSELFQKEALAYYITLFCSTEPVEVDCLGDFLKPSLSREACENLLKPVMLLEVKAAVDSMSPFKAPGPDGFQAYFFKEFWDVVGQDVWDLARKGGFIPGRGTPDNIIVAKEVLHFLKKTKSKKGAMAFKIDLEKAYDRVDWKFLEYTLENFGFPSSIINLIMRCIQASSLSILWNENRLEGFQPRRGLRQGDPMSPYLFVLCMEMLACFISHQVQLGVWDPIAVSRRGLRISHLIFADDLLLFCKASKTQVQQVMHSLNLFCKASGLKVNLDKSKAIC, from the exons ATGGCTCGAGTTCACTACAAAGAATTGGTAAGAAGATTTAATCCTGCCTATATTATTCTTGTAGAGACACATGTTGCGTTTAGttctatgaaatttttttggGAAAGCTTGGGTTTTCTTCCGATTGGAATAGTGGAAGCTAGTGGGCATAAAGGGGGTATATGGTTTTTGTCATTTGATGTTAAAGCTAAATATAAAGTGATTGCTACCATAGAACAATGTCTTACTATAGAAATTGCCAGCGGAGGTAGGAGTTGGGTTTGTAGTGCTGTTTACGGTAGTCCTCAGCTTGCGACCCGAGGGGAGCTGTGGAATCATCTCTTAGCTCTTGGAGCTTCTGTTCAGGTTCCTTGGCTTGTCACTGgagattttaatgaaattttgaGTTCTCAAGAGGTGAAAGGGGGCCTCTACAATGCTAATCGTAGCAATTACTTTTCTAATGTGCTGGATGCTTGTAATTTGTTTGATCTGGCAACAGTGGGCAAAAAGTTTACATGGTTCAGGAGGGTCCAGGGTAACAGGGAAGTGGCTAAGAAATTGGACAGAGCGTGTAGTAACAGTAGCTGGCGGTTCATGTTTCCCGAAGCTTTCACAAAGGTGCTGAGTCGATTGCATTCGGATCATTGCCCTTTGCTTATTCGATGCTTGGGAGCTCCATCCAAAAACAATGGAAGGCCGTTCAGATTCCAGGCTGCATGGGCCACTCACCCTTCCTATAAAGGTGTTATTCACCAAGTTTGCAATGGTACTTGCACCCACCTTCACGGCAAGCTTCGGAGAGTCCAACAGGCTTCACAAGAGTTCAATTCTCGTGTTTTTGGAAACATTTTTGTCAAGAAAAGAAATATTGAAAGCAAGCTCGATGATTTGCAAAGAAGATTGGAAACTAGTGACGAGGGTGCTCTTAAAGAGGAGGAATGTAGGTATAGGGAGGAATATAACTTGGTCCTAGCCCAAGAGGCAATGCTCTG GTCCTGGTCCTGTGATTCAGAACTTTTCCAGAAGGAGGCGTTAGCATATTATATAACTCTCTTTTGTTCCACTGAACCAGTGGAGGTGGACTGTCTGGGAGATTTCCTAAAGCCCTCTCTTAGCCGTGAGGCTTGTGAGAATCTCTTAAAGCCAGTCATGTTGTTGGAAGTTAAAGCAGCAGTGGATAGTATGAGTCCTTTCAAAGCCCCGGGACCAGATGGGTTTCAAGCGTACTTCTTCAAAGAATTTTGGGATGTGGTTGGGCAGGATGTGTGGGATTTAGCTCGAAAG GGAGGGTTTATTCCTGGAAGAGGAActcctgataatattattgtggcAAAAGAAGTACTTCATTTCTTGAAGAAAACTAAGTCAAAGAAGGGTGCTATGGCTTTCAAGATAGATTTAGAGAAGGCTTATGACAGGGTCGACTGGAAGTTCTTAGAATATACTTTGGAAAACTTCGGCTTTCCTAGCTCTATTATAAATCTCATTATGAGGTGTATTCAAGCATCCTCTCTTTCGATTCTGTGGAATGAGAACAGGTTAGAAGGTTTCCAACCTAGAAGAGGGCTTCGGCAGGGGGATCCCATGTCGCCATACCTTTTCGTCCTTTGTATGGAGATGCTAGCTTGCTTTATTTCACACCAAGTTCAGTTAGGGGTATGGGACCCGATTGCTGTCTCGCGGAGAGGGCTGAGAATTTCACATCTAATATTTGCTGATGATCTCCTCCTGTTCTGTAAAGCTAGTAAAACCCAGGTTCAACAAGTCATGCACTCTTTGAACTTGTTCTGCAAGGCCTCTGGCCTGAAAGTGAACTTAGATAAGTCGAAAGCTATTTGCTAA